A portion of the Streptomyces coeruleoprunus genome contains these proteins:
- the melC2 gene encoding tyrosinase MelC2, producing the protein MTVRKNQATLTAAEKRRFVDALLELKRTGRYDTFVTTHNAFIMSDTDDGDRVGHRSPSFLPWHRRFLLDFERALQSVDPSVALPYWDWTADRTPTASLWAPDFLGGTGRSRDGQVVDGPFARSANRWTITVRADGRDFLRRALGAGGRQLPTRAEVDAVLAMETYDAPPWNSASDGFRNHLEGWRGANLHNRVHVWVGGQMGTGVSPNDPVFWLHHAFIDKLWADWQARHPRSTYLPTGNTPNVVDLNDTMRPWNDVTPADMLDHTRFYTYDRAA; encoded by the coding sequence ATGACCGTACGCAAGAACCAGGCGACGCTCACCGCGGCCGAGAAGCGCCGCTTCGTCGACGCCCTGCTGGAGCTGAAGCGCACCGGCCGGTACGACACCTTCGTCACCACGCACAACGCCTTCATCATGAGCGACACCGACGACGGCGACCGCGTCGGCCACCGCTCGCCGTCCTTCCTGCCCTGGCACCGCAGGTTCCTCCTGGACTTCGAACGCGCCCTGCAGTCCGTCGACCCGTCCGTCGCCCTGCCCTACTGGGACTGGACCGCCGACCGCACCCCCACCGCGTCCTTGTGGGCCCCCGACTTCCTCGGCGGCACCGGCCGCAGCCGCGACGGCCAGGTGGTCGACGGCCCCTTCGCCCGCTCGGCCAACCGCTGGACCATCACCGTCCGCGCCGACGGCCGCGACTTCCTGCGCCGCGCCCTGGGAGCCGGCGGCCGCCAGCTGCCCACCCGCGCCGAGGTCGACGCCGTCCTTGCCATGGAGACGTACGACGCACCGCCGTGGAACAGCGCGTCCGACGGCTTCCGCAACCACCTGGAGGGCTGGCGCGGCGCCAACCTCCACAACCGCGTCCACGTGTGGGTCGGCGGCCAGATGGGCACCGGAGTCTCCCCGAACGACCCGGTGTTCTGGCTCCACCACGCCTTCATCGACAAGCTGTGGGCCGACTGGCAGGCCCGCCACCCCCGCTCGACGTACCTGCCCACGGGCAACACGCCCAACGTCGTGGACCTCAACGACACCATGCGGCCCTGGAACGACGTGACCCCGGCGGACATGCTCGACCACACCCGCTTCTACACCTACGACAGGGCGGCCTGA
- a CDS encoding fumarate reductase/succinate dehydrogenase flavoprotein subunit — translation MSDYVSYTTGAPIADTKAPGGPIAERWDRRRFEAKLVNPANRRKHTVIVVGTGLAGGSAGATLAEQGYHVVQFCYQDSPRRAHSIAAQGGINAAKNYRNDGDSVHRLFYDTVKGGDFRARESNVHRLAQISVEIIDQCVAQGVPFAREYGGLLDTRSFGGVQVSRTFYARGQTGQQLLLGAYQALSRQIAAGNVEMHPRTEMLDLIVIDGRARGIVARDLITGKIDTYVADAVVLASGGYGNVFHLSTNAMNSNATAAWRAHRRGAYFANPCFTQIHPTCIPRTGDHQSKLTLMSESLRNDGRIWVPKAQGDTRPPHEIPEDERDYYLERIYPSFGNLVPRDIASRAAKNVCDEGRGVGPGGQGVYLDFADAIRRMGRAKVEEKYGNLFEMYERITAENPYEVPMRIYPAVHYTMGGLWVDYDLQTTVPGLFAIGEANFSDHGANRLGASALMQGLADGYFVLPSTINDYLARATALEPVTGDHPVVAEVVGETEERLRRLLAVDGDRTPDSFHRELGELMWDHCGMARTDEGLRKALDRIPQIRQEFWRRIKVPGDGEEFNQSLEKANRIVDYLELAELMCLDALHRAESCGGHFREESQTPDGEAARRDEEFAYAAAWEFSGTGVAPTLHKEDLVFEYVHPTQRSYA, via the coding sequence ATGAGCGACTACGTCTCCTACACCACCGGCGCGCCGATCGCCGACACCAAGGCCCCCGGCGGCCCGATCGCGGAGCGCTGGGACCGGCGCCGCTTCGAGGCGAAGCTGGTCAACCCCGCCAACCGCCGCAAGCACACCGTCATCGTCGTCGGCACCGGCCTCGCCGGCGGCTCCGCGGGGGCCACCCTCGCCGAACAGGGCTACCACGTCGTCCAGTTCTGCTACCAGGACTCGCCGCGCCGCGCCCACTCCATCGCCGCCCAGGGCGGCATCAACGCCGCCAAGAACTACCGCAACGACGGCGACTCGGTCCACCGCCTCTTCTACGACACCGTCAAGGGCGGCGACTTCCGGGCGCGCGAGTCCAACGTCCACCGGCTCGCCCAGATCTCCGTCGAGATCATCGACCAGTGCGTGGCGCAGGGCGTGCCCTTCGCCCGCGAGTACGGCGGCCTCCTCGACACCCGCTCCTTCGGCGGCGTCCAGGTCTCCCGCACCTTCTACGCCCGCGGCCAGACGGGCCAGCAGCTGCTGCTCGGCGCCTACCAGGCGCTGTCCCGGCAGATCGCCGCCGGCAACGTCGAGATGCACCCGCGCACCGAGATGCTCGACCTGATCGTCATCGACGGGCGGGCGCGCGGCATCGTGGCCCGTGACCTGATCACGGGGAAGATCGACACGTACGTCGCGGATGCCGTCGTCCTGGCGAGCGGCGGCTACGGCAACGTCTTCCACCTGTCGACCAACGCCATGAACTCCAACGCCACCGCCGCGTGGCGGGCCCACCGGCGCGGCGCGTACTTCGCCAACCCGTGCTTCACCCAGATCCACCCCACCTGCATCCCGCGTACCGGCGACCACCAGTCCAAGCTGACGCTGATGAGCGAGTCGCTGCGCAACGACGGACGCATCTGGGTCCCGAAGGCCCAGGGCGACACCCGCCCGCCCCACGAGATCCCCGAGGACGAGCGCGACTACTACCTGGAGCGGATCTACCCCTCCTTCGGCAACCTGGTGCCGCGCGACATCGCCTCGCGTGCCGCGAAGAACGTCTGCGACGAGGGCAGGGGCGTCGGCCCCGGCGGCCAGGGCGTCTACCTGGACTTCGCCGACGCGATCCGCCGCATGGGCCGGGCGAAGGTGGAGGAGAAGTACGGCAACCTCTTCGAGATGTACGAGCGGATCACCGCGGAGAACCCGTACGAGGTGCCGATGCGGATCTACCCCGCCGTGCACTACACGATGGGCGGCCTGTGGGTCGACTACGACCTCCAGACCACCGTGCCGGGCCTGTTCGCGATCGGCGAGGCCAACTTCTCCGACCACGGCGCCAACCGGCTCGGCGCGTCCGCGCTGATGCAGGGCCTGGCCGACGGCTACTTCGTCCTGCCGTCCACCATCAACGACTACCTTGCGCGCGCCACGGCACTCGAACCGGTCACGGGCGACCACCCCGTGGTCGCCGAGGTCGTGGGGGAGACCGAGGAGCGGCTGCGGCGGCTCCTGGCCGTCGACGGCGACCGCACGCCCGACTCGTTCCACCGCGAGCTGGGCGAGCTGATGTGGGACCACTGCGGCATGGCCCGCACCGACGAGGGGCTGCGCAAGGCCCTCGACCGGATCCCGCAGATCCGCCAGGAGTTCTGGCGCCGCATCAAGGTGCCCGGCGACGGCGAGGAGTTCAACCAGTCGCTCGAGAAGGCCAACCGGATCGTCGACTACCTGGAGCTGGCCGAGCTGATGTGCCTCGACGCACTGCACCGCGCCGAGTCCTGCGGCGGCCACTTCCGGGAGGAGTCCCAGACCCCCGACGGCGAAGCCGCCCGCAGGGACGAGGAGTTCGCGTACGCGGCCGCCTGGGAGTTCTCGGGGACCGGCGTCGCACCCACGCTGCACAAGGAAGACCTGGTCTTCGAGTACGTCCACCCCACCCAGCGGAGCTACGCATGA
- the melC1 gene encoding apotyrosinase chaperone MelC1, which produces MSGITRRRALGAVAGAAAGLTVAAPAIATAAARATAAPAVPAAAPAGAARAAAKSAAPAPFDEVYRGRRIQGRPAQGGGHGGHHGGHHGGGHGGGYTVLIDGEELHVMQNADGTWISVISHYEPVASPRAAARAAVLELQGSPLVPLVTA; this is translated from the coding sequence ATGTCCGGAATCACCCGCCGCCGCGCTCTCGGCGCCGTCGCCGGCGCGGCCGCAGGACTCACCGTCGCCGCTCCGGCGATCGCCACAGCCGCGGCGCGCGCCACAGCCGCACCGGCCGTACCCGCCGCCGCACCCGCCGGCGCCGCGCGGGCGGCCGCCAAGAGCGCCGCACCCGCGCCGTTCGACGAGGTCTACCGCGGCCGCCGCATACAGGGCCGGCCCGCCCAGGGCGGCGGCCACGGGGGCCACCACGGCGGCCACCACGGGGGAGGGCACGGCGGCGGCTACACCGTGCTCATCGACGGCGAGGAACTGCACGTCATGCAGAACGCCGACGGCACCTGGATCAGCGTCATCAGCCACTACGAGCCGGTCGCCTCGCCACGCGCCGCGGCCCGCGCCGCCGTCCTGGAACTCCAGGGCTCCCCGCTCGTCCCCCTCGTCACCGCCTGA
- a CDS encoding succinate dehydrogenase/fumarate reductase iron-sulfur subunit, which produces MRLTLRVWRQKNAEAPGAMATYEVDGISSDMSFLEMLDTLNEELILRGEDPVAFDHDCREGICGACSLVINGDAHGPERTTTCQLHMRAFRDGDTIDIEPWRAAAFPVVKDLVVDRSAFDRIIQAGGYISAPTGSAPEAHATPVPKADADRAFEHAECIGCGACVAACPNGSAMLFTSAKVNHLNVLPQGAPERETRVLDMVARMDEEGFGGCTLTGECATACPKGIPLPSIAAMNKEWLRAARSRAV; this is translated from the coding sequence ATGAGGCTCACCCTGCGCGTCTGGCGCCAGAAGAACGCCGAGGCCCCCGGGGCCATGGCCACGTACGAGGTCGACGGCATCTCCTCCGACATGTCGTTCCTGGAGATGCTCGACACCCTCAACGAGGAGCTGATCCTCCGGGGCGAGGACCCCGTCGCCTTCGACCACGACTGCCGTGAGGGCATCTGCGGGGCGTGCAGCCTCGTCATCAACGGCGACGCGCACGGCCCGGAGCGCACCACGACGTGCCAGCTCCACATGCGGGCGTTCCGCGACGGCGACACGATCGACATCGAGCCCTGGCGCGCCGCGGCCTTTCCGGTGGTCAAGGACCTCGTGGTCGACCGGAGCGCCTTCGACCGGATCATCCAGGCCGGCGGCTACATCTCGGCCCCGACCGGCTCGGCGCCCGAGGCGCACGCCACACCCGTGCCGAAGGCCGACGCGGACCGCGCGTTCGAGCACGCCGAGTGCATCGGCTGCGGCGCCTGTGTGGCGGCCTGCCCCAACGGCTCCGCGATGCTCTTCACCTCGGCGAAGGTGAACCACCTCAACGTGCTGCCGCAGGGCGCGCCCGAGCGGGAGACCCGGGTGCTGGACATGGTGGCGCGGATGGACGAGGAGGGCTTCGGCGGCTGCACCCTGACCGGCGAGTGCGCCACCGCCTGCCCGAAGGGCATCCCGCTGCCGTCGATCGCGGCCATGAACAAGGAGTGGCTGCGGGCGGCGCGGAGCCGGGCGGTTTAA